A genomic stretch from Acidobacteriota bacterium includes:
- a CDS encoding winged helix-turn-helix domain-containing protein: protein MSKCIKYFYEFGPYWLDCGDQSLWLEERVVPLTPKVFQVLLVLVERQGQVVEKDELMRLVWPDTFVEKGNLTQSISMLRKALDEIDPEKYIETVPRRGYRLTVPVLRRCQELESHQIQKDDHPGGEQSGRPVCPFLDSLPCNISEISQITPLTIKSGDRSFATAQLAVASKTTFHKTAFFMGMITVTVILTLAFIQVPLVTPTSKQKERPVGAPQIQVIVEPFKLVKATTSENLADGICDLLISKLRECPFVQPRLSQQQNVSLKQPVFWGENTSPTPEILVTGSIEAGLNRIAVGMKLSRIQDGSVIWSELYYEPTAPSDQMRENIAARLAFALQVILNTSKPVPPSREYTSNPEASEAFQKGRYFWNNRSHNGLMRSITYLQQAIDRDPQFARAYAALGDAYAFDLERWPEAEPMIEKAIGLDPTLAEPHSTLAFIRMFHHWNWNEAELEFQTALHLNPQHPIAHQWYAQYLATRGQLFEATVHLKKAYQLDPLSPAIATDLAQVYFSQDRTQLAIEFCQKALELFPDFVPAHQLLFEIYIQMRRYDDAVREYLAAQKKDGQQLKEGQSIDKVYQTSGIQGFLEMQIQQMKQVPASRAYDLAKYFAYLDDQEQTIHWLERAYEEHGFLLINLKIDPAFRKVRQHSQFQKIIQLMGL, encoded by the coding sequence ATGAGTAAGTGTATCAAGTATTTCTATGAATTTGGGCCATACTGGTTAGATTGTGGTGACCAATCTCTTTGGCTTGAGGAGCGAGTTGTTCCGTTGACTCCAAAAGTATTCCAGGTGCTCCTGGTTCTGGTCGAACGTCAAGGACAGGTGGTTGAAAAGGACGAGTTAATGAGGCTGGTTTGGCCCGATACTTTTGTGGAAAAAGGCAATCTAACCCAAAGTATTTCAATGTTGAGAAAGGCGCTTGATGAAATTGACCCCGAAAAATACATTGAGACGGTCCCAAGACGAGGGTATCGGCTTACTGTTCCCGTACTCAGGCGTTGCCAGGAGCTCGAAAGTCATCAAATTCAGAAAGATGACCACCCTGGCGGTGAACAATCTGGAAGACCCGTTTGTCCGTTTTTAGATAGCCTGCCGTGCAATATTTCCGAAATATCCCAAATTACCCCGCTCACAATCAAATCTGGTGATAGGTCATTTGCTACTGCTCAGTTAGCTGTTGCTTCGAAGACAACCTTTCACAAAACGGCTTTTTTCATGGGGATGATCACCGTAACCGTCATTCTGACCCTGGCCTTCATCCAGGTCCCGTTGGTAACACCAACTTCCAAACAAAAAGAACGCCCGGTTGGAGCACCTCAAATCCAGGTTATTGTTGAACCATTTAAACTTGTGAAGGCAACTACAAGTGAGAATTTAGCTGATGGAATTTGCGATTTACTGATTTCCAAACTCAGGGAATGTCCCTTTGTACAGCCAAGGCTTTCGCAACAACAAAATGTCTCCCTTAAACAACCAGTTTTCTGGGGTGAGAACACCTCACCAACTCCAGAAATTTTAGTTACCGGCTCAATTGAAGCGGGTCTGAATCGAATTGCAGTTGGTATGAAATTAAGCCGTATCCAGGACGGTTCGGTCATCTGGTCTGAATTGTATTATGAACCGACAGCTCCATCTGACCAGATGCGTGAAAACATCGCCGCGCGACTGGCTTTTGCACTCCAGGTAATTTTGAACACGTCAAAACCAGTACCGCCATCCCGTGAATACACGTCGAATCCAGAGGCTTCTGAAGCTTTCCAAAAGGGACGATATTTCTGGAACAACCGCTCTCACAATGGACTGATGAGAAGCATAACCTATTTGCAGCAGGCAATTGATCGGGATCCTCAGTTTGCAAGAGCATATGCCGCCCTTGGGGATGCCTATGCCTTTGATTTGGAGCGTTGGCCTGAAGCTGAACCGATGATTGAAAAAGCTATTGGGTTAGATCCAACGCTCGCTGAACCTCACTCCACTCTGGCGTTTATTCGGATGTTCCACCACTGGAATTGGAATGAGGCCGAATTGGAATTTCAAACGGCGTTGCACCTCAATCCGCAACACCCTATTGCGCACCAATGGTACGCCCAGTATCTGGCCACCCGTGGACAACTTTTCGAAGCGACGGTTCACTTGAAAAAAGCATACCAGCTTGATCCTCTCTCGCCTGCTATTGCGACGGATTTGGCACAGGTTTACTTCTCCCAGGATAGAACTCAACTGGCTATCGAATTCTGTCAAAAAGCGTTGGAACTCTTTCCGGATTTTGTCCCCGCGCATCAGTTGCTTTTTGAAATCTATATCCAAATGAGGCGATATGATGATGCTGTTCGGGAATACCTTGCTGCTCAAAAGAAAGACGGTCAGCAGCTCAAGGAAGGTCAGTCAATTGATAAAGTATATCAAACGTCTGGAATACAAGGATTTTTAGAAATGCAGATCCAACAAATGAAGCAAGTTCCAGCCAGCCGGGCCTACGATCTGGCCAAATATTTTGCTTATCTGGATGATCAGGAACAAACTATCCACTGGTTGGAAAGAGCGTATGAAGAGCACGGTTTTCTTCTCATCAATCTGAAAATTGATCCAGCTTTTCGGAAAGTCCGTCAGCACTCACAATTCCAAAAAATAATTCAATTGATGGGGCTCTAA